From a region of the Equus przewalskii isolate Varuska chromosome 2, EquPr2, whole genome shotgun sequence genome:
- the LOC103562549 gene encoding disintegrin and metalloproteinase domain-containing protein 20-like, whose amino-acid sequence MAAHGGSIIAVVETLVHVRLILLLLWLRVFLFLSALSQVGLSSHHGPPEVVIPLRVAGTDAGKNPSGWLSYRMNFGGQRHIVHMKVNKHFLYRHLSVFTYTDQGTLLEDQPFVQNDCYYHGYVEGDSESLVSLNTCVGGFQGIIQTMDTIYEITPKRLTIFEHLVHRIDSEETQSPPMRCGLTDEEIARQLKLQGSDTFTLMRTPYEGWWLHKRYLEIAVVVDNNRFIHRDSNVSDVQKEAYEVIHHTNNFFKTVDIEVTLMGIEIWTEGNLILLDDIYRGLRRFCDWKRQGFNDRLPHDAAHIFSGKGFGIVGGLAYVGTVCNSRHNCGIESFQTEDLVSFANTVTHEVGHTVGMKHDDGTCTCGRSRCIMNAGKGDTHRFSNCSYTWYSELMLRTKCMYIPPSPERIFTMTRCGNSVVEEGEECDCGSLTCIEDHCCQSNCTLIPEADCAFGLCCQDCKFMPSGTMCRKKENECDLPEWCNGTSHQCPEDVYMQDGFLCKSGDYCYEKRCNNRDEQCRKIFGKEAKSANQSCYMRINTRGDRFGHCGLKNTAFVRCNTSDSLCGRVQCENVTKIPFLEEHSTVHWTHFNDVTCWGTDYHYGMTIPDIGEVKDGTECGVDHICIQKKCMPMSHLDSDCSPETCNMKGVCNNRHHCHCNYPWDPPDCLKNGTGGSIDSGPPPHPWIPKEKEKVVQKQPNILVFWLIPFFVLLLFCLILLCMRYKGKQKKKKKNFSTEPQD is encoded by the coding sequence ATGGCTGCACATGGTGGCTCCATAATAGCTGTGGTTGAGACCCTGGTGCATGTGAGGCTCATtctcctgctgctctggctgAGGGTGTTTCTGTTCCTTTCTGCATTGTCCCAGGTGGGGCTCTCCTCACACCATGGTCCCCCAGAAGTGGTGATCCCCTTGAGGGTAGCAGGCACTGATGCCGGCAAGAATCCCTCAGGATGGCTGTCTTACAGAATGAATTTTGGAGGCCAGAGACACATTGTCCACATGAAGGTCAACAAGCATTTCCTGTACAGACACCTCTCAGTGTTCACCTACACGGATCAGGGTACTCTCCTTGAGGACCAGCCTTTTGTCCAGAATGACTGCTACTATCATGGTTATGTGGAAGGGGACTCAGAATCCCTGGTTTCTTTGAATACCTGTGTAGGGGGTTTTCAAGGAATAATACAGACAATGGACACTATTTATGAAATCACGCCCAAAAGGCTTACCATATTTGAACATCTGGTACATAGGATTGACAGTGAAGAGACACAATCTCCACCCATGAGATGTGgattaacagatgaagaaatagctCGACAATTAAAGCTTCAAGGGAGTGATACTTTCACTTTGATGCGGACTCCGTATGAAGGCTGGTGGCTCCACAAGCGGTATCTTGAAATTGCAGTGGTAGTAGACAACAATCGTTTTATTCATCGTGACAGTAATGTCTCAGATGTGCAGAAGGAAGCGTATGAAGTTATTCATCAcacaaataacttttttaaaacagtggATATTGAGGTGACTTTAATGGGAATTGAGATATGGACTGAAGGAAACCTCATTCTGCTAGATGACATATACAGAGGCCTTAGGAGATTTTGTGACTGGAAGAGACAAGGCTTTAATGACCGCTTGCCCCATGATGCTGCACATATTTTTTCAGGGAAAGGATTTGGTATCGTTGGTGGCTTAGCTTATGTTGGAACAGTATGTAACTCTCGTCATAATTGTGGAATTGAGAGTTTCCAGACTGAGGACCTTGTTAGTTTTGCAAATACTGTGACACATGAGGTCGGTCATACTGTGGGTATGAAACACGATGATGGAACATGCACATGTGGGAGAAGTAGGTGCATAATGAATGCAGGAAAAGGAGATACACATAGATTTAGCAACTGCAGTTACACTTGGTATTCAGAGCTTATGCTAAGAACAAAGTGTATGTACATTCCACCAAGTCCAGAGCGTATCTTCACCATGACACGCTGTGGGAACAGTGTGGTTGAAGAAGGAGAAGAGTGTGACTGTGGTTCCTTAACCTGTATAGAAGATCACTGTTGTCAGTCAAACTGCACTCTGATTCCTGAGGCTGATTGTGCTTTTGGGCTTTGTTGCCAAGACTGCAAATTCATGCCATCGGGCACTATgtgtaggaaaaaggaaaatgaatgtgATCTTCCAGAGTGGTGCAATGGGACTTCCCATCAGTGTCCAGAAGATGTGTATATGCAAGATGGGTTCTTGTGCAAGAGTGGTGACTACTGCTATGAAAAGAGATGCAATAATCGTGATGAACAGTGTAGAAAAATTTTTGGCAAAGAGGCTAAAAGTGCAAATCAGAGTTGCTACATGAGAATTAACACCCGCGGTGACCGTTTTGGTCACTGTGGTTTAAAGAACACTGCATTTGTACGATGTAATACCTCAGATAGCCTGTGTGGGAGGGTTCAGTGTGAGAATGTGACAAAAATTCCCTTTCTTGAAGAACATTCTACGGTGCATTGGACTCACTTCAATGACGTCACCTGCTGGGGTACAGACTACCATTATGGGATGACTATACCTGATATTGGTGAAGTGAAAGATGGTACAGAGTGTGGTGTAGATCATATCTGCATCCAAAAGAAATGTATGCCAATGTCACATTTGGACAGTGATTGTTCACCTGAGACCTGCAATATGAAAGGGGTCTGCAACAATAGACATCACTGCCATTGCAACTATCCCTGGGACCCTCCCGACTGCCTCAAAAATGGTACTGGAGGTAGTATTGATAGTGGCCCACCCCCACATCCTTGGATaccaaaggagaaagaaaaggtggTGCAAAAGCAGCCCAACATACTAGTATTTTGgttgattcctttttttgttttattactgttttgCTTAATTTTGCTTTGTATGAGATataaaggaaagcagaagaaaaaaaagaagaatttttcaaCTGAACCTCAGGATTGA